One Rhodobacteraceae bacterium M385 genomic region harbors:
- a CDS encoding dihydroxy-acid dehydratase family protein yields MSDTRARRRYRSQEWFDNPNNPGMTALYLERYQNQAFTRGELQADKPIVGVAQTGSDLVPCNKIHVFLMDRIKAGIRDAGGIPLEFPVHPIQETGKRPTAALDRNLQYLSLVEVLHGYPLDGVVLTTGCDKTTPAMLMGAATVDIPAIALNGGPMLDGWFRGKRAGSGTAIWEGRRLLATGEIDYEEFMQMACASSPSLGHCNTMGTASTMNALAEALGMTLPGAAAIPAPFRERMEMAYLTGRRAVEMVEEDLKPSDILTRAAFENAIKVNTAIGGSTNAPPHLQALARHAGVELHVTDWEKIGHALPLLVNMQPAGEYLGESFFRAGGVPAVMGELHAAGLLDATVITASGKPLAEALGGAKSLDQEVIRPVDNPMREQAGFAVLSGNLFDSALMKTSVISEDFRRRFLKDNQYEGRAIVFEGPEDYHDRVNDPDLAVDDNCILFIRGVGCVGYPGSAEVVNMQPPDALIKDGIKHLPTVGDGRQSGTSESPSILNASPEAVVGGGLAYLQTGDRVRLDLNEGTLNALVPEAEWNARKAAWTPPELHHQTPWQELYRKHVGQLADGGCLELATAYQRIAKDLPRDNH; encoded by the coding sequence ATGTCTGATACCCGCGCTCGCCGCCGCTACCGCTCTCAGGAATGGTTCGACAATCCTAACAATCCGGGTATGACGGCGCTGTACCTGGAGAGGTATCAGAACCAAGCCTTCACGCGTGGGGAGTTGCAGGCCGATAAGCCGATTGTGGGTGTAGCGCAGACGGGCAGCGACTTGGTGCCCTGCAACAAGATCCACGTGTTTTTGATGGATCGCATCAAGGCAGGCATTCGTGACGCGGGGGGCATTCCGTTAGAGTTCCCAGTGCATCCGATTCAGGAAACCGGGAAGCGGCCGACGGCGGCGCTGGATCGAAACTTGCAATATTTGTCGTTGGTTGAGGTGTTGCACGGTTATCCGCTGGATGGGGTCGTGTTGACGACCGGTTGCGACAAGACCACGCCCGCAATGCTGATGGGGGCCGCGACGGTAGACATCCCGGCGATCGCGCTTAATGGCGGGCCGATGTTGGACGGGTGGTTCCGGGGCAAGCGGGCGGGTTCGGGGACCGCGATCTGGGAAGGGCGCCGTTTGCTGGCGACCGGAGAGATCGACTATGAGGAGTTCATGCAGATGGCGTGCGCGTCCTCGCCGTCGCTGGGGCATTGCAACACGATGGGCACGGCCTCGACCATGAACGCGTTGGCAGAAGCCTTGGGCATGACATTGCCCGGCGCCGCCGCGATCCCGGCGCCGTTCCGGGAGCGGATGGAGATGGCCTATCTGACAGGCCGGCGCGCCGTTGAGATGGTAGAGGAGGACCTAAAGCCCTCCGACATTCTGACGCGCGCGGCGTTTGAGAACGCCATCAAGGTGAACACGGCGATCGGAGGGTCCACCAACGCGCCGCCGCATTTGCAGGCATTGGCGCGCCACGCGGGCGTGGAATTGCACGTCACGGATTGGGAAAAGATCGGCCATGCGCTTCCACTGTTAGTGAACATGCAGCCCGCAGGCGAATATCTGGGAGAGAGCTTCTTTCGCGCAGGCGGAGTGCCGGCCGTGATGGGGGAACTCCACGCAGCGGGCCTTTTGGATGCCACGGTGATAACCGCCAGCGGCAAACCATTGGCAGAGGCCTTGGGCGGTGCAAAAAGCCTCGACCAGGAGGTGATCCGACCCGTCGATAATCCGATGCGCGAACAGGCGGGCTTTGCTGTCCTCTCGGGCAACCTCTTTGACAGCGCTCTGATGAAGACCAGCGTGATCTCCGAGGACTTCCGCAGGCGCTTCCTTAAGGATAACCAATACGAGGGCCGTGCCATCGTTTTTGAAGGCCCCGAGGATTACCACGACCGGGTGAATGACCCGGATCTGGCGGTCGATGACAACTGCATCCTGTTTATCCGAGGCGTGGGCTGCGTCGGTTATCCCGGCTCTGCCGAAGTGGTGAACATGCAGCCACCCGATGCGCTGATTAAGGACGGTATCAAGCACCTGCCAACGGTGGGCGATGGCCGCCAATCGGGCACTTCGGAAAGCCCGTCGATCCTGAACGCCTCACCCGAGGCGGTGGTCGGCGGTGGCTTGGCCTACCTCCAAACAGGCGACCGGGTGCGTTTGGACCTGAACGAGGGCACACTCAACGCGCTGGTGCCCGAAGCCGAATGGAACGCCCGCAAAGCCGCCTGGACGCCGCCAGAGTTGCACCACCAGACCCCTTGGCAGGAACTCTACCGCAAACACGTGGGCCAATTGGCCGATGGTGGCTGTCTTGAACTGGCAACAGCCTACCAACGGATCGCCAAGGACTTACCTCGCGACAACCACTGA
- a CDS encoding formate dehydrogenase subunit delta, with protein MPHDKLTRMANQIASFFATQPGADQAERVAAHLKDFWGPEMREALKAQAAEDDAELAPLVRDAIALI; from the coding sequence ATGCCGCATGACAAACTGACCCGCATGGCCAACCAGATCGCCAGCTTCTTTGCCACGCAACCCGGAGCCGATCAGGCAGAACGGGTGGCGGCGCATTTGAAGGATTTCTGGGGCCCCGAGATGCGAGAGGCATTGAAGGCTCAGGCGGCGGAAGATGACGCGGAACTGGCGCCGTTGGTCAGGGACGCCATTGCGTTGATTTGA
- the fdhD gene encoding formate dehydrogenase accessory sulfurtransferase FdhD, translating to MKSSRSISAVAFGPDGSRDVARSLPEEVPVAVTVNGTTQAVMMCSPADLEDFAVGFALTEGFARGEQIEKVDIVEMDAGIEARLWVDEAVAEALGARRRAMMGPVGCGLCGIDSLEEALRDLPVLPNGGAIEAGVAARGPDLLRDCQPLHDLTQAVHAAGFLVPGQGIVLAREDVGRHNALDKLVGAMQSSGVDPRGGAIVLTSRVSVEMVQKCVLLGCPILIAVSAPTAHAVRMGEAANLTIAAFAREGRLETFTHPQRIDWSQTDAA from the coding sequence GTGAAGTCCAGCCGCTCCATATCTGCGGTGGCCTTTGGGCCAGATGGATCGCGCGACGTGGCGCGGTCCTTGCCAGAGGAGGTGCCCGTAGCCGTGACGGTGAACGGGACGACGCAGGCGGTAATGATGTGTTCGCCTGCTGACTTGGAGGATTTCGCGGTGGGCTTTGCCCTGACCGAGGGGTTCGCCCGAGGAGAGCAGATCGAGAAGGTGGACATCGTCGAGATGGACGCCGGGATCGAAGCGCGTTTGTGGGTGGATGAAGCCGTGGCAGAGGCCCTTGGCGCACGGCGACGCGCGATGATGGGGCCGGTAGGGTGCGGGCTGTGCGGGATCGACTCACTGGAAGAGGCGTTACGAGATTTGCCGGTGCTGCCTAATGGAGGCGCCATCGAGGCAGGAGTGGCGGCGAGAGGCCCGGATTTGTTGAGGGACTGCCAGCCGTTGCACGATCTGACGCAAGCGGTGCACGCGGCGGGCTTTTTGGTGCCGGGGCAGGGGATTGTTCTGGCGCGCGAAGATGTGGGGCGTCACAACGCCTTGGATAAACTGGTGGGCGCGATGCAAAGCTCGGGGGTGGACCCGCGCGGAGGGGCGATCGTGCTGACCAGCCGCGTTTCGGTCGAGATGGTGCAGAAGTGTGTGCTGTTGGGTTGCCCGATATTGATCGCGGTCTCGGCCCCCACGGCCCATGCCGTGCGCATGGGGGAGGCCGCGAACCTGACGATTGCCGCTTTTGCCCGTGAGGGGCGGTTAGAGACCTTTACCCATCCACAACGGATCGACTGGAGCCAGACTGATGCCGCATGA
- the fdhF gene encoding formate dehydrogenase subunit alpha → MKDFIIPDADYLGRDMGTPSRVGAPVTLTVDGFEVTVPEGTSVMRAAAEIGLTIPKLCATDSVEAFGSCRLCVVEIEGRRGTPASCTTPVAEGMAVRTQSSKVKKIRKGVMELYISDHPLDCLTCAANGDCELQDMAGAVGLRDVRYEAPESGSLANHFEQRQKDGRGGDQPNPEWIPKDDSNPYFTYDPAKCIACSRCVRACEEVQGTFALTMEGRGFESRISAGGPDTDFLASDCVSCGACVQACPTATLQEKSVIELGTPERSVITTCAYCGVGCSFKAELNGDELVRMTPYKHGEANRGHSCVKGRFAYGYANHSDRVLNPMIRDSIEDPWKEVSWEEAIGFAADRMRVLQEKYGRKSIGVITSSRCTNEETYLVQKLARGVFMNNNTDTCARVCHSPTGYGLGQTFGTSAGTQNFDSVEHVDVAVIIGANPTDAHPVFGSRLKKRVRAGAKLIVIDPRKTDVVRSAHIEAAHHLPLRPGTNVAVVTAMAHVIVDEKLYDETFIRERCDWNEFEEYAEFVKDVRHSPEMTEMLTGVPAEELRAAARLYATGGNGAIYYGLGVTEHSQGSTTVMGIANLAMLTGNLGREGVGVNPLRGQNNVQGACDMGSFPHELPGYRHVKGDEVRALFESKWGVEIDPEPGLRIPNMLDAAVGGSFKGLYCQGEDILQSDPDTHHVAAGLAAMECVIVHDLFLNETANYAHVFLPGSTFLEKDGTFTNAERRINRVREVMKPKNGYADWEVTQLLAKAMGADWHYTHPSQIMDEISDTTPGFANVNYAMLEERGSVQWPCNDDAPDGSPIMHVDGFVRGKGRFIVTEYIATEERSGPRFPLLLTTGRILSQYNVGAQTRRTDNVVWHDQDVLEIHPHDAEVRGVKEGDWVKLASRAGETSLRATLTEKVVPGVVYTTFHHPDTQANVITTDHSDWATNCPEYKVTAVQVGLSNGPTEWQREYNAQAEKSRRIATAAE, encoded by the coding sequence TGGTGGAGATCGAGGGGCGGCGTGGCACGCCCGCGTCATGTACGACACCGGTGGCCGAGGGCATGGCGGTGCGTACGCAATCGTCCAAGGTAAAGAAGATCCGTAAAGGGGTGATGGAGCTTTATATCAGCGACCATCCGCTGGATTGTCTGACATGTGCGGCTAATGGCGATTGCGAATTACAAGATATGGCAGGCGCCGTGGGGCTGCGCGATGTGCGCTATGAGGCGCCTGAGAGTGGAAGCTTGGCGAACCATTTTGAGCAGCGCCAGAAAGATGGGCGGGGCGGTGATCAGCCGAACCCGGAGTGGATACCGAAAGACGACAGCAATCCGTATTTCACCTATGATCCGGCCAAATGCATTGCCTGTTCGCGCTGTGTCCGGGCCTGCGAGGAAGTGCAGGGCACGTTTGCGTTAACCATGGAAGGGCGCGGCTTTGAGAGCCGCATTTCAGCGGGCGGGCCGGATACCGATTTTCTGGCCTCTGATTGCGTCTCCTGCGGGGCCTGTGTGCAGGCCTGCCCGACGGCCACGTTGCAGGAAAAATCCGTGATTGAGTTGGGCACGCCGGAGCGCTCGGTCATCACCACTTGCGCGTATTGTGGGGTTGGATGCTCGTTCAAGGCGGAGTTGAATGGCGATGAGTTGGTGCGCATGACGCCTTACAAACATGGGGAAGCGAACCGGGGCCATTCCTGTGTGAAAGGCCGGTTTGCTTATGGCTACGCCAACCACTCGGACCGGGTGTTGAACCCGATGATCCGCGACAGCATCGAAGACCCGTGGAAAGAGGTGTCCTGGGAAGAGGCGATTGGCTTTGCCGCCGACCGGATGCGCGTTTTGCAAGAGAAGTACGGGCGCAAGTCCATTGGGGTTATCACCTCCTCGCGGTGCACCAACGAGGAGACATATCTGGTTCAGAAGCTGGCGCGCGGCGTGTTCATGAACAACAACACCGATACCTGCGCGCGGGTCTGCCATTCGCCCACCGGTTACGGTTTGGGGCAGACGTTTGGCACCAGCGCGGGCACGCAGAACTTCGACTCGGTCGAGCATGTGGATGTGGCCGTGATTATCGGGGCGAACCCGACGGATGCGCATCCGGTTTTTGGCTCGCGCCTTAAAAAACGTGTGCGGGCGGGGGCGAAGCTGATCGTGATTGATCCGCGCAAGACGGACGTTGTGCGCTCGGCCCATATTGAGGCGGCGCATCACTTGCCCCTGCGTCCCGGCACCAACGTGGCCGTGGTGACGGCCATGGCCCATGTGATCGTGGATGAGAAGTTGTACGACGAGACCTTCATTCGCGAGCGCTGCGACTGGAATGAGTTTGAGGAATACGCCGAGTTCGTAAAAGACGTGCGCCATTCCCCCGAGATGACCGAGATGTTGACGGGCGTGCCGGCGGAAGAGCTCCGTGCGGCGGCAAGGCTATACGCCACGGGCGGCAACGGCGCGATTTATTACGGTCTGGGGGTGACCGAACATTCCCAAGGCTCCACCACCGTCATGGGCATCGCCAATCTTGCGATGCTGACGGGCAATCTGGGGCGCGAGGGTGTCGGTGTGAACCCGTTGCGGGGCCAGAACAACGTGCAAGGGGCCTGCGACATGGGCTCTTTCCCGCACGAGTTGCCGGGCTATCGCCATGTGAAAGGCGATGAAGTCCGGGCGCTGTTCGAGAGCAAGTGGGGCGTGGAGATTGATCCAGAACCCGGCCTGCGCATTCCCAATATGTTGGATGCAGCGGTGGGGGGCAGCTTCAAGGGGCTTTATTGTCAGGGCGAGGATATTTTGCAGTCCGATCCCGACACGCACCACGTGGCCGCGGGGCTGGCGGCGATGGAATGCGTCATCGTCCATGACCTGTTCCTGAACGAGACCGCGAACTACGCCCATGTGTTCCTGCCCGGCTCCACTTTCCTGGAGAAGGACGGCACCTTCACCAATGCCGAGCGCCGGATTAACCGGGTGCGAGAGGTGATGAAGCCGAAGAATGGCTATGCCGATTGGGAGGTAACGCAGCTTCTGGCGAAAGCGATGGGGGCCGATTGGCACTATACCCATCCGAGCCAGATCATGGACGAGATCTCGGACACGACGCCGGGTTTTGCCAACGTCAATTATGCGATGTTGGAAGAACGCGGCTCGGTCCAATGGCCGTGTAATGACGACGCGCCCGATGGCTCTCCGATCATGCATGTCGATGGGTTTGTGCGCGGCAAAGGGCGGTTCATCGTGACGGAATATATCGCCACCGAAGAACGCTCGGGCCCAAGGTTCCCGCTGTTGCTGACCACGGGGCGTATTCTGTCGCAGTATAACGTCGGCGCGCAGACGCGGCGCACCGATAACGTGGTGTGGCACGATCAAGATGTGTTGGAAATCCACCCCCACGACGCCGAAGTGCGCGGCGTGAAAGAGGGGGATTGGGTCAAGCTGGCAAGCCGCGCGGGGGAAACCTCGCTACGGGCGACACTGACGGAGAAGGTGGTGCCGGGGGTTGTGTATACCACCTTCCACCATCCCGATACGCAGGCCAATGTCATCACCACGGACCATTCCGATTGGGCGACGAACTGCCCGGAATACAAGGTGACGGCGGTGCAGGTGGGCTTGTCGAACGGTCCAACGGAATGGCAGCGTGAGTATAACGCGCAGGCCGAGAAGTCGCGTCGCATCGCGACCGCGGCAGAGTGA
- a CDS encoding DUF1638 domain-containing protein, with product MHMDDDDLVNLGMDARNSGRILLLACGALAHEVLALKRLNHWDHLDLHCLPAKLHNTPAAIPDAVEAAVTARRGDYDDVFVLYADCGTGGLLQARCAALGVQMLEGPHCYSFFEGNQAFETRGEVTCFYLTDFLVKQFDAFVTKPLGLDRFPELRDMYFGNYTTLVYQAQVDDPALTELARGYAERLGLAFERRFTGYGDLETALARI from the coding sequence ATGCACATGGATGATGACGATCTGGTTAACCTTGGCATGGATGCACGCAATTCCGGGCGCATTTTGCTGTTGGCCTGCGGGGCGTTGGCCCATGAAGTGCTGGCCCTGAAGCGCCTAAACCACTGGGATCACTTGGACCTTCATTGCCTTCCCGCCAAATTACACAACACCCCCGCTGCGATCCCCGACGCGGTGGAGGCGGCTGTCACAGCAAGACGCGGAGATTATGACGACGTATTCGTGCTTTATGCGGACTGCGGCACGGGCGGATTGTTACAAGCCCGCTGCGCCGCTTTGGGGGTCCAAATGTTGGAAGGGCCGCACTGCTATTCGTTTTTTGAGGGGAATCAGGCGTTTGAGACGCGCGGGGAAGTAACCTGTTTCTACCTCACCGATTTTCTGGTGAAGCAGTTTGATGCCTTTGTGACGAAGCCGCTAGGGCTGGATCGGTTCCCGGAGTTGAGGGATATGTACTTCGGGAATTACACGACGTTGGTCTACCAGGCCCAGGTCGATGATCCGGCGCTGACGGAATTGGCCCGAGGGTATGCAGAGCGGTTAGGTTTGGCGTTTGAGAGACGTTTCACCGGCTACGGGGATCTAGAGACGGCGCTGGCGCGGATCTAG